From the Diadema setosum chromosome 6, eeDiaSeto1, whole genome shotgun sequence genome, the window ATTGATTTGTAGAAATCATGACTAGCTTCTACCAGCGATTTCAAGGTAGTGAGGTATGTACACGACAATGTTGACGATTGCGCACGGCGCAAGAGTATATTAGAACTTTGACAGCTGCAACCATTTTGCATGAAGCTTTGTACCACGTAGGCCTACAAAATAGATGAGAGGGCACAAGggctgttgttggtttttttttttctgactgctACCATGTCGGTATAATGGATGTTTCGTGTTCTCAGACAAGCACATGACAACCGTACGTGGTCAGGGCCTGACTATAAATTATTTGTGTGCAGGAAATATTCCAAGTCATACATTCATGGTGTTGTACATTACACAATGCACTGACATCCGCAAGCATTGTTCTGCGCATTCTGCCATGCATTTGACATAGCGTCTAATTTGTTGCGCTAGCAACGGAAGCAATCTTTGTTTTGatggcagtggcggatccagagggggcgcaccgggcgcgcgtcCCCCTCTTTATCTttatttgaaacaaaagaaataaaaaggaaaaaaatgggggaggggtgcgtgctcCCCCTTTGAATTTGTTAAGGTGCTCccctttactgaattcctggattcgcccctgGATGGTATATGGTTTTCAAAACGTTCGGGCAACACTATTATGCGCACGTCTTGTAGCGTTTagttaccatttgcagattaaaaaaaaaaacagctttagtgcttcaaaatagttctaaaatgtgagttagggatagataCAGCcagtgtaaaaatgttaatcaatataatcaatgttaagtattgtttagtatacaaaaatgtgaacaacagttatgaTAAGATTTACTTAGGCTTTACTCCCCTTTATTGCGATTTTTTTATGTTGATgttttgtaggcctacatacaactgacctatacatacCTATGCGTCAAAATGTGATAActggaacattttttaaatcacggCTCCCAGTGGTAAACGGTACCTTTAATTCCTTGTGTCCGCATGTTCCTGCGCACTTACTGTGTGTCTGCGTGCTATATGCAACACAATATTGCACAGccacagcaacagcagcaatgTTAATTATAggaacgacaacaacaacaccgatccaatgattatttttctgttttatacCGAATGCAGTTGCACACAagagagaaagcgagagagagagagagagagagagaggttctTATGAGCATTAATAGGCATACATCCTCACCTTATCTGCTCCATTTGAAAATCTTTCTTGGAATTTTCACATCTGACAATATTAGAAACTAACAGTCATGTAAAAGACCTTCATCAAGGTAATTACTAGAGTTTATTAGAAGTTAGGTgcaatttgatttgttttttctctgcaaataaaaaacaaacaagcaaacaaacagccCATATTAATAGCTCCATCGTAGACCCGACGTATTAATTATTGAAAGGGCGTGGAGCATCTTGAAAATTATTCTAAATGATTCAGTGAattcagaaatttgatatacagTTACATTagcaaaagtttgaggaaaatagaaaAATTCGTTTACAGGTTATAAATTATTTGTTAAGTGTTTGTCACACTCATGTACTGTCAAGCATGGACAACGATAAGAAAAATGTAAATAGTGATATCATAGATATAAGAGAATTCAACTAAAAAAGTTAACATTCCAATAACTATTACTGAAAGAGCACAtaacttacctctttcagaaagcaggggaataaaACATTATTCTTGACACAGCATGCAGGGCCTCTCTGGTTGTACGTATTCCCAAAAAGTTCCGGAGTATGCCAAAGAAGCCGTGTCGGAccacgcaaacaaacaaacaaacaaaacaaaacacaactcTATTCTTGACTTTGCAGTTCCTTCTAGATATCCACGTCAGTTTTTAGCAAGAATTAAGGGAATGTGAATGTGTAACAAACCGTATCAGAAACAATGAATTAGGAAGCTTTCTttttgacgattttttttttgcaattttgacGCATTTTTACACTATttggttgattttgttttattcctttAAAGTCAATTCAAGCATATTGAGAAATGTGTTGCACcttgaaatgtatgtttgtgcatgtgtgtatgtgtgtttagaatttgcaattcaaagtttattttgttgaattaaGAAGATATTTGGTTCACGAGGTTCATAGACTCCTTAAGTTTACCGATTAAATCCAAAATTTCTGCCAGTAAATGTTCATAATCATATACGATGTACGTGTTTTATTTGCCTAACCTTAATATTCATACTTCTGTGGGCAGTGTGTTCTGAATCTTACGTGTGGCTGTTCTATTATTTAGCATATTGTGTTGTATctgcaaatatatttttttttgttcctcttATTCATACTGACATTTTGACGTGATTTTAGTTTATGTCACAATAACCGTGGTCAAAGTGGCAAAATATACTATCTTTAACTTTGCGattttttgccagtgtgaccgcggcCTATGActgtttgtttttgctatttattattctttttttttaactctgtcCATTCGTATCCGATTCTTCCGTGATATCCTACACTTAATGGGATCAACCTACAAGACATAAACACTTTGcagttaataaaaaaaaagggggggggtggggatggttaCGCAAGAGAGCTTCACTTCTAAGGTATTTGCGTCCACCTGAGTGTACTTTCACAAATCCTTCAACTTTAGACGTGTCAATGTCACTTTGTAGATGGACCGGAAGCCCAGGGTCTTAGTCTGCACATCCAGCCTGCAGAGCAGTGTCCAAGGATTCATTGACTATATCACTCGAGAGTTCGGCCACCTCAGCAGAGACATTCAGTTCTGCCAACTGCCTTATAACGATGTGAGCGAGTTTTCGTTCCGAGATCGCCCAGTGGATGCCGTGATCCTGTGTCACTCCATTCACAACAGGAGAATGGCCATCACCAATGTCACAGACGCCCTCTACGACAAATTTCTGCCAAGGGTTGCGCATCTTCTTGGTGAGGGATAAAACGGTCCGCCGTTAAAAAAGCAGAAGCAAAATGGCATGGCTTTCTTTTGAAGTCAACTTTCATGCTTCGATTCTTGTTATCCGACGTCGGAAATTGCTTTTTCtatcaaatgtgaaaaaaattcAGAAACAGTAGATGGATATGTGTAGGAAACACGGACTGAACATTTTATGTTCGTATCGTTCCATTAAATGTAACGTTAGTCGCAACACTTgcaataaatagataaaaaaataattgtgTACATGATTATGAATATTGGAGAATAGTTAAATACTCTTGTTAGATACGCCCCTTCCCGTTATCAGCCATAATGTTGCATTCATATCAACGAGTCGAAACCGTAATATCTCCTGATTTTAATACATATTTTGTTTACTTGGAATTaactgttttcatttcttaaaggcAAGAACAACATTGGTGTGATTGTGCACGATATGCCATCAGAGAAGATGGACACGAGCGACAAATACGAACAACAAATCGGGTTTTTGAAGACCACTCAACCGACAACTTTCGCCTGCGCCTCTCTGGTGGCGATGGCAGGGAAACTGGGGCCCAACTCTCCCGAGCTCTTCGGCGACAGTCTCGTCCAGATAGAGCAATTTCTTAGAGGAACTTCTCCAAGAAGAGTGGCTGCAAGAGACTCTGGTGTTGCCACGCCAACTTGGACGGTGAATAACAAGACGGTCATCCTTGGTATTGTGGGCGCCGTTTGCCTGATGTTAATCATTGCTGCAATAGTGGCTGTGATTGTAGAAGAAACAAATCCCAACTCCAACTCGACGGCAGTTGAAGTCGGGTCTCATGTTCCTCAGAGCAGGTCAGACAGAGCTGCTAATATGGAAggtatgattatgaaattgaCCATACCACCTGATTCCAGCGTAGAGAGAGGGGcagaggagagagaggagatagaagaaaagagaaatgaaaaggtGGAGTGGGAAGGGGAGAAGGAGAAAcaggagggagagagggagggagaagaaaagagaattgaaaatgaaaagtgggaaggggaggaagagggggagggggataagagaagagaagagaaaagaggagagaggaggagaggcCCTGCGCATGCTGGGTAAAAATACCATGATCATACAGCAGATGGGATCGTAGGCTTGTTACTAACTTAATGGAAGATTACGAATATCGAAGTGACTCTGCCATTTTTCTGTTATTATGAAACGCCTTTATCACATAAACCGGAAAGGCAGCTtaatatgccacaaaatgttttcatccaatttcaaatCTTGAGAATATGTGTACATCCtcaagaaaatgatgaaaattaaacTCGCAATTTGACCATAAAACCTGCTATTCATACTTTAGGCTTATGTGGATTTTCCCAGCCCATTTACATCACCTCTTTTTTATATAGCTTTTTTAAAATTTGCTTTCAATTCCATCGTATAAGCCTATGGTTCACGATCACATTTTGGACCAGGTTCTTCCTGCCTTTTGAAATTATCATGGAGCTTAGCTATTCTTTAGTAAATTCATAGGACATTTAGGGCCTCCTGCGTATTTACGGGTCTATTTAACCCATCTATTTGTTTGATGTGATTAGGACggatacgggggggggggggggcggggaggggggtgggagtCAGCCAAAAAATGGAAAGTTTGTTTAAGTTGTTTTGcttctttcaaaattttgaaggaaattttgaatcaaaatttcaattctgaaaatggaaACCCCCTCCCTCACTCACTCCCATTCTGAAAACAGatcgtacccccccccccccccatgtgggCATAGTTCTGCCCCTTCGGAACCCATAGGCCCAAACCTCCACTAAAACTGTAACATTTTAGAATAACTATTCCTTCTAACGGGCCTTCTCAAGTGTATCATTAttctatcttttttatttttttttaaacaaagcaTGCAGGAATGTTGTGGATTGGGCTGGTTCCCTCTATAATGTTTGAGTAGTTGGCCTGAAATTTGGCACGTGTGTACATGACCAAAACGAATCTCGCATCGGCGTTGAAGGATGCACTGCCATGGTATACTCATCACCATCTTTGTCTAAAATATTGAGGATTGAGGTAATTTTCACAGATGAgggtgggggtattaatcacttTGATAGTTTTAGTTATGccaattgtgtgtgtatattatttctttgtttttactttttagcTTTACCAATAAGAAAGTTAAATTTGTTTGAAGcacttgtattttctttttatcgttgTTAATTAAGAGTACTGTAATATCTATTTTTATGATCATGATGGTAAACATGTGCAATTAAGTCTTTGTCTGCCAGAAATGATTTCAATAAAGCCTGTTCAATCAATCAAATACGTGTATCAGGTTGGAAATAGGTGAGAAAGTTCAGACTTCTAGCTTCTTTGGTGCTGCCAATCACGTCTGGCGTATATGGGAGCCAAAGCGGTATTGGAcattcagttcacttcttttttgcaatttgttttatttctccacatgtatgaaagaaattagtatgacaaaatcaaacattttcacatgaagaTATAAACCCTAATACTCATTAATCACGCTAATGGTAAATACGTACATACTGTCTATTCAATGATATCAGGAGAAAAACGTTATCGAAATCGCTGTACTTGGACAAAGGCCTTTGAGCATTAAGATATGGTTTGATATAGTGTGTTAGGAAATTTTGGGACACTTTCACCATGATGCGCATGCAGGCCTATCTATCAACATATTGATATTAGAGTAAAGTATACAGTCCCTTTATCGAGCaagttttgttgaaacttatgtgattcaaagttccttacaATATTATGGATTCATGTAAGCGTTAGGTATATTGCTttgaatttctttataattatatgaaaataaaatcatttgaattaagCAATGGTAATCTATACAATCTAAAGCTGGATGGCTGggcaattttcattgaatatacAGTTGATCTACCGAAACGTCTTTAAATTACAAGTCTTGTAAAGCATTGAAAGTCTTGCGAAGCTAGAGCCTACTATGTAGCCGTGGCATGGACAAAAAATCCTTTGTGTGTGGTGGTTACAGTTTACAGCAGATGCCtttacagtgtaggcctattgtgCTCTATACCTGTACATGGAACTACACCCTTTGTATAAATGATTAACACTGTGCGGTAGCATGAAAAATTTTTATACACTTCATTGCGTATATGTTACTGTCTTCAGAAATAACAGGATACATGTATAGTCATTGATACCTGGTTTATTAGTGTGAGAGAAATGGGAATGAGCCAGTTCTGAAATTTTGCTGTTCCGCCCCCTTTGGTGCATTCCatagtagtaatagtatgtTTACAATGCGTTCACATAGTTGGTGATATGTTGAAGCGCTCGAATTAAAGAGTGTGAAGATGATAACACTGGTGTGGtttttcacagagaattagctTAATAaagttctgtttcacactgtgaatggATGATTCACATTGTATTCATTACCTGAATTACCTACGATGACGCCCAGTAAGTTGAAAACTTGTAGAGGGCCATTCAAAGGATTTAATCCTGAGCCTGAGGAGATCCATGAGATGTATGTATCCACGGGATTATCAGTTAATGCAATCTGGATTAATGTttaaacgctcgaatttaacagtatGAATTTAGATAAAATTGTATTTCACACTGTATTTACAAATTGCTTGCACTGTGTTTCATATTGTGTTTCACACTTTGGGATATTGTGTCCTTTCCAGGAGGGATATGGcaaggggaggggagagggggagtGATCAAAGTACTAGTATTCACAGCTCTCCAACACCCGCGTTTGTTTTTGAGCACATAGATTATTGCAGAATGTTCCGTAAGCATATTGTAATCATTTCCACAAAGCAAAAATTACCGCTTTTGATCAATACTTAAACATTAAAGGGGCAAAACtttattgtgtgtatgtggtaaATGTGTTAAATCCAACTTTATGCCTGTCATTGCGTGTAGTGGGCGGGGTTCTTTTTTGTAAGGATCAAACTGGCTTTTCagtccctcattctctcctgcATGTGTCAAAAAGATGGCCTGGTTATGGTGGAGACTTGATTTtaaatttctctcattttcatgtgtatttttgaTATTGGTTTTCTTTGCATCGTTGTATATTCAACTGTATAACGCATTTGAAGTGTATTGCCGAACTTATGTACCGAGAATCATGTTTTACATTTTAGCTCAGTATGTacctttgtacaatgtatagctaTATATAATGTCTCATTGTGATACATTGCAGCTACAAGACAATATTATCATGcgtatgtcattttttttttttttggcggagCAAGTGTTGTATCAATGAACACAATTAACGTTTTGTTAAGCGTTGTATAAACCTTGACAAAGTGCTCAAAGCGCAGTGTCAATTAAGAGTGCAAAAAACctaatacagttaaactcgcctaagtcgacatcgcatatgtcgaataatcgcgcaagtcgataattttaaaaagtcccgatttttccccattgacttacgtgtattaattcactcataagtcgaattttttaagtcgaatactcgcttaagtcgatgaaattccaagaacactttcacggaaaaaccattgaattcactgtgcctaagtcgaataagattttattgtgtaataaatcactgtcaaaatcacgagacgccagtttttgtttacatacagtatataccaaaagaaactgcgtaaataaacattaacgttcattaacgcaagcggtttcacctgaatcgttagtaacgcaaactaacgatcgggaaaattaacgtttgtagcaacgatgagtaacgatccctagcgcaaattaacgatgtttcgttaacattaacgataggtaacgcaagaactcaagtgagattttggttttgtaacgagacctggtgaaaggacgacgtagcccctgccgagtgtagcgatccatgccttatatttagcggagtcttttcacgaatcgaatcacgatttcgcgaatggttaatttgcgaccggggtcaccaaaaacgcacgccgggccaccaaaaaagccgaatgtttgccttcagttttggaaatgaagcggtaaccatcggttccataagatgctgaataaatgtcagatgtttgctcttttaattttggaaatgaataacggtaatattcgattccgtataatactaaaataaatgtcggatgtttgcttatacttttggaatgtcagagatttgattttgcgttcggaaatgaataagggtaaaaaaaaaaagtatccggaagatgctgaaataaatgtcgaatgtttgctttgacgttcggatatgaaaaataatgatattcaactccatacgatgataaaataaatgccggatgtttacttttacgttcgaaagtaaataacaattacattcagctccggaagatgctaaagtaaatgtcgaattatccctttgacgttcggaaatgaataacaataataatcaactttgtacgacgatgagataaaatgtcgggtgtttgcttttactttcgaaagtaaatagcaataacattcggctccagaagatgctaaaataaatgtcagatgattgtttttacgttcgtaagtgaatagcagtaatattcttctccatacgatgctaaataactgtcggatgtgtgcttttaaatttcgaaatgaataacagtaacatttagctgcgtttgatggtaaagttaatgtttgatatttgctttaacgttcggaaatgaataacaataatattcaactccgtccgatgataaaatgaatgtcttatgtttgcttttatgttcgaaagtaaatagcagtaacattcagctccggaagatgctaaaataaatgttgaatgtttgctttggcgttcggaaatgaataactatagtattcaactcagtgcgatgatgaaataattgccgaaagttcgcttttacgttcgaaagtaaatagcatgtaacattcgactcctgaagataccaaaataaatgtcagatgattcatttcactttcggaagtggacagcagtaacattcggctccttacgatcataaaataaatgtcgggtgtttgcttttgaatttggagatcgaataacggtaatattctgctccgtacgatgctaaaataagtaacagattgtttcttttacatttggaaatgattaacggtatcaatcggctcatttagatgatgaaataaaaagcggatgtttgctttcacgttcggaaatgaataaggatgatattcagctccgtaagatcctagaatgaatgtcggttgcttgtttttacatttgaaaatgattaacggcaacattcggctccggaaggtgttaaaatacttgtaaatggtggatgattgcttttacaatcagaaataaataacggtaactttcggaccgaacgtaggaccgatttagttttgcttgtttttttttttttttttttttgtttttttttgttcgggccaccaaaaaataaaaatcaatcattttggggccaccaaaataaaagttagtgtggagccctggcctgcatcaatgtggataaagtgtcttgctgaagggcaaatatcgggcacaccgctccagctctcggcttcagagtagacaacatacatgtacattatacatatgtacgtgtggtgtaactttaagtcgatttttttttcgacttacgtacaagtcgaaactcgcccaagtcgatgtgttttgctcagtcccgagaagatcgacttatgcgagtttaactgtataaaAAAGTGTATATAAGCGAAGACAAAAAGGTGGAACAAAAATAGTTTACTTGATTGTAAGGTAATCATAACAAAGTTCACATgatttcaaacttcatttgaATGCTCAAATTATGTACTCTTATCTGTGAAGGCAGGTAGTCAATTCCAAAGATGTTTCAACATGTGGTAGAAGTCCGTCCCCCAGAGTTACAATTACTGTGTTATATAGACACACTATATTAGCGGCCCAGTATTATATTAATGATGATCGAAGGCTTCTATGGGAGGATCACACTCTTTTATAGTGAGAGTGTTGTTTTATTCCGAGGCAGAATCATGGACCCAATGATTTGATTGCAGTGATAGGAAGGCAATGgggagagtgaaaaaaaaaaatgcttggaATGACCTGATCTGCAATTCTACTGAGTGTTATCAAACGAGTGACAGTATCttgttttattctattttgttttaagtCCGTGACTGTATTGTTGCGATTACAACTGACATAAAGCCCTAGTCATCgaagtgtttactttttttctttttttctttttttggggggg encodes:
- the LOC140230216 gene encoding uncharacterized protein encodes the protein MTSFYQRFQGSEMDRKPRVLVCTSSLQSSVQGFIDYITREFGHLSRDIQFCQLPYNDVSEFSFRDRPVDAVILCHSIHNRRMAITNVTDALYDKFLPRVAHLLGKNNIGVIVHDMPSEKMDTSDKYEQQIGFLKTTQPTTFACASLVAMAGKLGPNSPELFGDSLVQIEQFLRGTSPRRVAARDSGVATPTWTVNNKTVILGIVGAVCLMLIIAAIVAVIVEETNPNSNSTAVEVGSHVPQSRSDRAANMEGMIMKLTIPPDSSVERGAEEREEIEEKRNEKVEWEGEKEKQEGEREGEEKRIENEKWEGEEEGEGDKRREEKRGERRRGPAHAG